Proteins found in one Muntiacus reevesi chromosome 2, mMunRee1.1, whole genome shotgun sequence genomic segment:
- the NANOS1 gene encoding nanos homolog 1 produces MEAFPWEPRSPRRGRAPPPMALVPSSRYVSTQGPAHPQPFSSWNDYLGLATLITKAVDSEPRFGCARGGDGGGDGSPPSSSSSSCCSPHAGAGPGALGPALGPPDYDEDDDDDDSDDPGSRSRYLGGALELRALELCADPAEAGLLEERFAELSPFAGRAAAVLLGCAPAAAAAAAAATAEAAPREERAPAWAAEPRLHAASGPAAARLLKPELQVCVFCRNNKEAVALYTTHILKGPDGRVLCPVLRRYTCPLCGASGDNAHTIKYCPLSKVPPPPAARPPPRSARDGLPGKKLR; encoded by the coding sequence ATGGAGGCTTTCCCTTGGGAGCCCCGCTCGCCCCGCCGCGGCCGCGCCCCCCCGCCCATGGCGCTCGTGCCCAGCTCCCGCTACGTGAGCACCCAGGGCCCGGCGCACCCGCAGCCCTTCAGCTCGTGGAACGACTATCTGGGACTCGCCACGCTCATCACCAAGGCGGTGGACAGCGAGCCGCGCTTCGGCTGCGCCCGCGGCGGGGACGGCGGCGGCGACGGCTCCCcgccctcttcttcctcctcgtCGTGCTGCTCCCCCCACGCGGGGGCCGGGCCCGGGGCGCTGGGGCCCGCTCTGGGGCCTCCCGACTACGACGAGGACGACGACGACGACGACAGCGACGATCCGGGGTCCCGGAGCCGCTACCTGGGGGGCGCGCTGGAGCTGCGCGCGCTGGAGCTGTGCGCGGACCCTGCCGAGGCCGGGCTCCTGGAGGAGCGTTTCGCTGAGCTGAGCCCATTCGCCGGTCGCGCCGCCGCCGTGCTTCTGGGCTGTgcacccgccgccgccgccgccgccgccgccgccaccgccgaaGCGGCGCCGCGAGAAGAGCGGGCCCCGGCGTGGGCGGCCGAGCCCAGGCTGCACGCCGCCTCCGGGCCGGCCGCCGCCCGGCTGCTCAAGCCCGAGTTGCAGGTGTGCGTGTTTTGCCGGAACAACAAGGAGGCGGTGGCGCTCTACACCACCCACATCCTTAAGGGACCCGACGGGCGGGTGCTGTGCCCCGTGCTGCGCAGGTACACGTGCCCCTTGTGCGGTGCCAGCGGCGACAACGCGCACACCATCAAGTACTGCCCGCTTTCCAAAGTGCCGCCGCCGCCTGCAGCCCGCCCGCCGCCGCGCAGCGCCCGGGACGGCCTGCCGGGCAAGAAGCTGCGTTAA